In Monodelphis domestica isolate mMonDom1 chromosome 3, mMonDom1.pri, whole genome shotgun sequence, the following proteins share a genomic window:
- the LOC100015725 gene encoding zinc finger protein 883-like isoform X1 — protein sequence MAPGPPGAGARQGTLTFQDVAVIFSPGEWRLLGRAQRELYREVMLENYWTLAWLAGFVGAQPEVISHLEQADMPWVPEDSFPSSNHTDLDTKLQIKTSTPQHGLTVEEFSEKRPLSDVPWILTVGGDWECNLKLKEEWSKEDQHLRRVTITKRKSPKEMSVHEYKNDRSSNLEPRKQFFVGKNLLHKYDRQRKSFRKYSAIKQSNRTCLKKILSHDNKCQKSFSYNFDCTEKRRVHARKKLYDCNECGKTFLQNTELALHQRIHRGEKLYQCSECGKVFQQNSYLRKHQKIHSAEKPYECGECGKAFHWRSQLTEHQRIHTGEKPYVCNKCGKAFLRGYEIIRHQRVHIGEKTYECHECGKVFRRTSCFQKHQRRHTEEKVYKCNECGKTFHCNSYLNEHKRIHSREKPYVCNDCGKAFLRATELMRHQRRHARGKHYECNDCGKVFQQNSYLRRHQRIHTGEKPYECTECGKAFLRATGLTRHQRTHTRGKPYECNECGKTFQQNSYLIVHQRIHTGEKPYECTECGKTFVRSTNLSQHQRTHTGEKPYECNECGKAFRCKSHLIDHQRIHTREKPYVCNECGRAFVCSSNLGHHQRIHTGEKPYECNECKKAFCKRADLTQHQRRHTGEKPYECNECGKTFSQNSYLRRHQRIHTGEKFYACNECGKTFLQSSELTQHQRIHSEEKLYECN from the exons ATGGCGCCTGGGCCCCCTGGAGCCGGGGCCCGTCAG GGGACGCTGACATTCCAGGACGTGGCTGTGATCTTCTCCCCCGGGGAGTGGAGGCTCCTGGGCCGGGCCCAGAGGGAGCTGTACcgggaggtgatgctggagaactacTGGACCCTGGCGTGGCTGG CAGGCTTTGTGGGTGCCCAGCCAGAGGTGATCTCTCATCTGGAGCAAGCGGACATGCCTTGGGTGCCTGAGGACTCATTTCCAAGCAGCAACCACACAG attTGGACACCAAACTTCAAATCAAAACGTCAACTCCACAGCATGGCCTTACTGTGGAAGAATTCTCAGAGAAAAGACCCTTGAGTGATGTTCCTTGGATCTTAACAGTGGGGGGAGACTGGGAATGTAATTTGAAGTTAAAGGAGGAATGGAGCAAAGAGGATCAACATTTAAGACGAGTAACAATCACTAAAAGGAAATCCCCCAAAGAAATGAGTGTCCATGAATACAAAAATGATAGAAGCTCTAATCTAGAGCCACGAAAGCAATTTTTTGTAGGAAAGAATCTTCTGCATAAATatgacagacagagaaagagcttCAGAAAATATTCAGCTATAAAACAATCGAATAGAACCTGTTTAAAGAAAATATTGTCTCATGACAATAAATGTCAGAAATCCTTTAGCTATAATTTTGACTGTACTGAAAAACGTAGAGTACATGCTAGAAAGAAACTTTATgattgtaatgaatgtgggaagactTTTCTTCAGAACACTGAACTTGCTCTGCACCAGAGAATTCACAGAGGAGAAAAACTTTACCAATGTTCTGAATGTGGAAAGGTTTTCCAACAGAATTCATATCTTAGgaaacatcagaaaattcatagtgcagagaaaccctatgaatgtggtgaatgtgggaaggcctttcaTTGGAGATCACAACTCActgaacatcaaagaattcatactggggagaaaccttatgtaTGTAACAAATGTGGGAAGGCTTTCCTTAGGGGCTATGAAATTATTCGACACCAGAGAGTACATATTGGAGAAAAAACTTATGAATGCCATGAATGTGGGAAGGTGTTTCGCCGGACTTCCTGTTTTCAAAAACATCAGAGACGTCATACTGAAGAGAAAGTAtataaatgcaatgaatgtgggaaaaccttCCATTGTAATTCATACCTAAATGAGCATAAGAGAATTCATTCTAGAGAGAAACCTTATgtatgtaatgattgtgggaaggcttTCCTCCGGGCCACTGAACTAATGAGACATCAGAGAAGACATGCTAGGGGAAAACATTATGAATGCAATGATTGTGGAAAGGTCTTCCAGCAGAATTCATACCTTCGaagacatcagagaattcatactggagagaaaccttatgaatgtactgaatgtgggaaagccttcctaCGGGCCACTGGACTTACTCGACACCAGAGGACACATACTAGAggaaaaccttatgaatgcaatgagTGTGGGAAAACCTTCCAGCAAAATTCATACCTTATAgttcatcagagaattcatactggagagaaaccttatgaatgtactgAATGCGGGAAGACCTTTGTCCGGAGCACTAATCTTAGTCAGCATCAAAGAACgcatactggtgagaaaccttatgagtgcaatgaatgtgggaaggctttcCGCTGTAAATCACACCTTATTGACCATCAAAGAATCCATACCAGAGAGAAACCTTATGTCTGCAATGAATGTGGCAGGGCCTTTGTTTGCAGTTCTAATCTTGGTCatcaccagagaattcatactggagagaaaccatatgaatgtaatgaatgtaaaAAGGCCTTCTGTAAGAGAGCAGATCTTACTCAGCACCAGAGAAgacatactggagagaaaccttatgaatgcaatgaatgtgggaaaaccttCAGCCAGAATTCATACCTTAGaagacatcagagaattcatactggagagaaattttatgcatgtaatgaatgtgggaagaccTTCCTCCAGTCTTCTGAACTTACTCAACACCAGAGAATACATAGTGaagagaaactttatgaatgcaATTAA
- the LOC100015725 gene encoding zinc finger protein 883-like isoform X2: MAPGPPGAGARQGTLTFQDVAVIFSPGEWRLLGRAQRELYREVMLENYWTLAWLGFVGAQPEVISHLEQADMPWVPEDSFPSSNHTDLDTKLQIKTSTPQHGLTVEEFSEKRPLSDVPWILTVGGDWECNLKLKEEWSKEDQHLRRVTITKRKSPKEMSVHEYKNDRSSNLEPRKQFFVGKNLLHKYDRQRKSFRKYSAIKQSNRTCLKKILSHDNKCQKSFSYNFDCTEKRRVHARKKLYDCNECGKTFLQNTELALHQRIHRGEKLYQCSECGKVFQQNSYLRKHQKIHSAEKPYECGECGKAFHWRSQLTEHQRIHTGEKPYVCNKCGKAFLRGYEIIRHQRVHIGEKTYECHECGKVFRRTSCFQKHQRRHTEEKVYKCNECGKTFHCNSYLNEHKRIHSREKPYVCNDCGKAFLRATELMRHQRRHARGKHYECNDCGKVFQQNSYLRRHQRIHTGEKPYECTECGKAFLRATGLTRHQRTHTRGKPYECNECGKTFQQNSYLIVHQRIHTGEKPYECTECGKTFVRSTNLSQHQRTHTGEKPYECNECGKAFRCKSHLIDHQRIHTREKPYVCNECGRAFVCSSNLGHHQRIHTGEKPYECNECKKAFCKRADLTQHQRRHTGEKPYECNECGKTFSQNSYLRRHQRIHTGEKFYACNECGKTFLQSSELTQHQRIHSEEKLYECN; the protein is encoded by the exons ATGGCGCCTGGGCCCCCTGGAGCCGGGGCCCGTCAG GGGACGCTGACATTCCAGGACGTGGCTGTGATCTTCTCCCCCGGGGAGTGGAGGCTCCTGGGCCGGGCCCAGAGGGAGCTGTACcgggaggtgatgctggagaactacTGGACCCTGGCGTGGCTGG GCTTTGTGGGTGCCCAGCCAGAGGTGATCTCTCATCTGGAGCAAGCGGACATGCCTTGGGTGCCTGAGGACTCATTTCCAAGCAGCAACCACACAG attTGGACACCAAACTTCAAATCAAAACGTCAACTCCACAGCATGGCCTTACTGTGGAAGAATTCTCAGAGAAAAGACCCTTGAGTGATGTTCCTTGGATCTTAACAGTGGGGGGAGACTGGGAATGTAATTTGAAGTTAAAGGAGGAATGGAGCAAAGAGGATCAACATTTAAGACGAGTAACAATCACTAAAAGGAAATCCCCCAAAGAAATGAGTGTCCATGAATACAAAAATGATAGAAGCTCTAATCTAGAGCCACGAAAGCAATTTTTTGTAGGAAAGAATCTTCTGCATAAATatgacagacagagaaagagcttCAGAAAATATTCAGCTATAAAACAATCGAATAGAACCTGTTTAAAGAAAATATTGTCTCATGACAATAAATGTCAGAAATCCTTTAGCTATAATTTTGACTGTACTGAAAAACGTAGAGTACATGCTAGAAAGAAACTTTATgattgtaatgaatgtgggaagactTTTCTTCAGAACACTGAACTTGCTCTGCACCAGAGAATTCACAGAGGAGAAAAACTTTACCAATGTTCTGAATGTGGAAAGGTTTTCCAACAGAATTCATATCTTAGgaaacatcagaaaattcatagtgcagagaaaccctatgaatgtggtgaatgtgggaaggcctttcaTTGGAGATCACAACTCActgaacatcaaagaattcatactggggagaaaccttatgtaTGTAACAAATGTGGGAAGGCTTTCCTTAGGGGCTATGAAATTATTCGACACCAGAGAGTACATATTGGAGAAAAAACTTATGAATGCCATGAATGTGGGAAGGTGTTTCGCCGGACTTCCTGTTTTCAAAAACATCAGAGACGTCATACTGAAGAGAAAGTAtataaatgcaatgaatgtgggaaaaccttCCATTGTAATTCATACCTAAATGAGCATAAGAGAATTCATTCTAGAGAGAAACCTTATgtatgtaatgattgtgggaaggcttTCCTCCGGGCCACTGAACTAATGAGACATCAGAGAAGACATGCTAGGGGAAAACATTATGAATGCAATGATTGTGGAAAGGTCTTCCAGCAGAATTCATACCTTCGaagacatcagagaattcatactggagagaaaccttatgaatgtactgaatgtgggaaagccttcctaCGGGCCACTGGACTTACTCGACACCAGAGGACACATACTAGAggaaaaccttatgaatgcaatgagTGTGGGAAAACCTTCCAGCAAAATTCATACCTTATAgttcatcagagaattcatactggagagaaaccttatgaatgtactgAATGCGGGAAGACCTTTGTCCGGAGCACTAATCTTAGTCAGCATCAAAGAACgcatactggtgagaaaccttatgagtgcaatgaatgtgggaaggctttcCGCTGTAAATCACACCTTATTGACCATCAAAGAATCCATACCAGAGAGAAACCTTATGTCTGCAATGAATGTGGCAGGGCCTTTGTTTGCAGTTCTAATCTTGGTCatcaccagagaattcatactggagagaaaccatatgaatgtaatgaatgtaaaAAGGCCTTCTGTAAGAGAGCAGATCTTACTCAGCACCAGAGAAgacatactggagagaaaccttatgaatgcaatgaatgtgggaaaaccttCAGCCAGAATTCATACCTTAGaagacatcagagaattcatactggagagaaattttatgcatgtaatgaatgtgggaagaccTTCCTCCAGTCTTCTGAACTTACTCAACACCAGAGAATACATAGTGaagagaaactttatgaatgcaATTAA